A section of the Candidatus Latescibacterota bacterium genome encodes:
- the rimO gene encoding 30S ribosomal protein S12 methylthiotransferase RimO has protein sequence MSDPAKARRVYLESLGCAKTLVDSEAALGLLLGRGFRHETDPGAAELLLLNTCSFIESAREQSVERILELVRLKGETGARLAVIGCLPQRYADELRDEIPEIDLLAGVGQQAELAASLAALFAGDDAAAGAQALTPAAPAISFAGFLERPLLTPPHLAYLKIGEGCSRKCSFCAIPGIRGQFRSRPPEDLEAEARALAARGVRELNIISQDTAYYGLDAGPKGARETLLPLMRRLSAVDGLEWIRVFYLHPTLVDLPDLLELFALPKVLPYLDMPIQHASASMLKLMRRGHGPERLTELFGGLRAERPDMTFRSTVLVGHPGETEDDLATLLDFLGEHGFDHLGVFGYSREEGTASPSLGPAVPAESVAERVEAVQLAQMACSEERAASWVGRRVRAVVEATATLGEGLPPERCLDPLASAPFPSARAALRGPREAYEVDGHLFLDDDAGLAPGDWVEVEVIESDVYDLRGRLTGPALP, from the coding sequence ATGAGCGATCCCGCCAAGGCGCGCCGCGTCTATCTCGAGTCGCTGGGCTGCGCCAAGACCCTCGTGGACAGCGAGGCCGCCCTCGGCCTGCTCCTCGGGCGCGGGTTTCGTCACGAGACGGACCCCGGCGCCGCCGAACTGCTGCTCCTGAACACCTGCTCCTTCATCGAATCGGCGCGCGAGCAGTCGGTGGAGCGCATTCTGGAGCTGGTGCGCCTCAAGGGGGAGACCGGCGCGCGCCTGGCGGTGATCGGCTGTCTGCCCCAGCGCTATGCCGACGAACTGCGCGACGAGATCCCCGAGATCGACCTGCTGGCCGGCGTGGGGCAGCAGGCGGAGCTGGCCGCGTCCCTGGCGGCGCTCTTCGCCGGCGACGACGCCGCGGCGGGGGCCCAGGCCCTCACGCCCGCGGCGCCGGCCATCAGCTTCGCGGGCTTTCTCGAGCGGCCGCTGCTGACGCCGCCGCATCTCGCCTACCTCAAGATCGGCGAGGGCTGCAGCCGCAAGTGCAGCTTCTGCGCGATACCGGGGATCCGCGGGCAGTTCCGCAGCCGCCCGCCCGAGGACCTGGAGGCCGAGGCGCGCGCGCTCGCGGCGCGCGGCGTGCGCGAGCTGAACATCATCAGCCAGGACACGGCCTACTACGGCCTGGACGCGGGGCCGAAGGGAGCGCGGGAGACCCTGCTGCCGCTGATGCGGCGCCTCTCGGCCGTGGACGGGCTGGAGTGGATCCGCGTCTTCTACCTGCATCCGACGCTGGTGGACCTGCCCGATCTGCTGGAGCTCTTCGCCCTGCCCAAGGTGCTGCCCTATCTGGACATGCCCATCCAGCACGCGTCGGCCTCGATGCTCAAGCTCATGCGCCGCGGCCACGGGCCCGAGCGGCTGACGGAGCTCTTCGGCGGGCTGCGGGCGGAGCGTCCCGACATGACCTTCCGCAGCACCGTGCTGGTGGGCCACCCCGGCGAGACGGAGGACGACCTCGCCACGCTCCTGGACTTCCTCGGCGAGCACGGCTTCGACCACCTGGGCGTCTTCGGCTACAGCCGCGAGGAGGGCACGGCCTCGCCGAGCCTCGGCCCGGCCGTGCCGGCCGAGAGCGTGGCGGAGCGGGTGGAGGCCGTCCAGCTCGCGCAGATGGCCTGCAGCGAGGAGCGCGCCGCGTCCTGGGTGGGACGCCGGGTGCGCGCGGTGGTGGAGGCGACGGCGACCCTCGGCGAGGGGCTGCCCCCCGAGCGCTGCCTGGATCCGCTGGCCAGCGCGCCCTTCCCGTCGGCGCGGGCGGCCCTGCGGGGGCCGCGGGAGGCCTACGAAGTGGACGGTCACCTCTTCCTCGACGACGACGCGGGCCTCGCCCCCGGCGACTGGGTCGAGGTGGAGGTGATCGAGAGCGACGTCTACGACCTGCGGGGGCGTCTGACCGGGCCGGCTTTGCCTTGA